The Papaver somniferum cultivar HN1 chromosome 3, ASM357369v1, whole genome shotgun sequence genome includes a region encoding these proteins:
- the LOC113357926 gene encoding beta-glucosidase 12-like isoform X2, giving the protein MARANHHLVCMILSCFLFLAALELNTIQCVTTSTLDRNSFPPEFGIGFSTSAYQVEGAAHEDGRGLSIWDTFCSIPGIFQNGKKET; this is encoded by the exons ATGGCAAGGGCAAATCATCATTTGGTTTGCATGATTTTgagttgttttcttttcttagcAGCTTTAGAACTCAACACCATTCAATGTGTTACTACTAGTACACTTGATAGAAACTCATTTCCTCCTGAATTTGgtattggttttagtacttctGCTTATCAA gttgaaGGAGCAGCTCATGAAGATGGAAGAGGACTTAGCATCTGGGATACTTTCTGCTCAATTCCTGGTATATTTCAGAATGGAAAGAAAGAAA cttga
- the LOC113357926 gene encoding beta-glucosidase 12-like isoform X1, whose amino-acid sequence MARANHHLVCMILSCFLFLAALELNTIQCVTTSTLDRNSFPPEFGIGFSTSAYQVEGAAHEDGRGLSIWDTFCSIPGIFQNGKKESKTKTV is encoded by the exons ATGGCAAGGGCAAATCATCATTTGGTTTGCATGATTTTgagttgttttcttttcttagcAGCTTTAGAACTCAACACCATTCAATGTGTTACTACTAGTACACTTGATAGAAACTCATTTCCTCCTGAATTTGgtattggttttagtacttctGCTTATCAA gttgaaGGAGCAGCTCATGAAGATGGAAGAGGACTTAGCATCTGGGATACTTTCTGCTCAATTCCTGGTATATTTCAGAATGGAAAGAAAGAAAGTAAGACTAAGACTGTCTGA